CTCGGCACCGGGCTGGCGTTGGCCGGGCGCAAGAACGCCGCCCTCGGCCCGTTGGACGACGTGCCGTAGATCGAGCCGCCCGGCGCCCTGGTGGCCCGCTCGAGGTCCGCGGGGGTACGGACCTCGTGCCACAGCAGCCGGTCCCGGACGTCCAGCCCGCGCGCCGCCAGCACGGCGAGCACCCGGTCGGCGTACGCCTGGGCCAGACCGGGGGCGTCCCAGTCGACACCGTGCTCAGGGTCGTGTCGGGGCGCGTTGACGAGCACGAACCAGGACTCGTGCTCGGCGTCCGGGCGCATCGCCGGGTCGTCCGGCGCGCACACGTACACGGTGGGGTGCTCGACCGGGTGCGGCTGCGGCCCGAAGATCGCGTCGAACTCCGCGTCGTAGTCGGCGCTGAACACCACCGTGTGGTGCCGCAGTCCCGGCGTGCGGCCCCGGACGGCCAGCAGCAGCACGAAACCGGACAGCGAAGGGGTGGTCCTGGCCAGCCGGTCCAGCACGGGGGCCGCGACCGGGCGGGGGAGCAGGTCCCGGTACAGGTGGCTCGCATCGGCGTTGGCCACCACCACGTCCGCGGGCAACGTCTCGTCGTCGGCCAGCCGGACGCCGGACGCGCGGCCACCGTCCAGGGTCACCTCGACGGCATCCGCGCCGAACCGGAAGCCGACCCCCCGGTCCAGGCAGCGGTCGTAGGTGGCCGTCGCCAGCCGGGCCAGGCCGCCGCCCACGTGCCAGGCGCCGAAGGTCTGCTCCACGTAGGGGATGGTGGCCAGCGCTGCGGGGGCCCGGCGCGGGTCGGAGCCGGCGTAGGTCGCGTACCGCTCGAGCAGCTGCCGCAGCCGCGGGTCGTGCAGGTACTGCCGACCGAGCCCGCGCAGCGAGGTGAATGGGGCCACCGTGCGCAGGTCGCGCAGCCGGATCGACTGCCGGACCAGCTGCCAGGGCCCGGTCAGCGGGCTGGTGAGGAACGGACGACGGGTCACCTGCCAGATGGCCGCTCCGCGGTCGACGAGCCCCGTCCACTGCTGTCCGGTTCCGGCGCCGAGTGCGGCGTCCAGGGCGTCGGCCGCGCCGTCCCGGGAGGCGTTGGGCAGCTCAACCGAGGTGCCGTCGGCGAACCGGTAGCCGAACGCCGGGTCGACCGGCACCAGCTCGACGTTGTCCTCCAGCGCCGCTCCGGCCCGGCGGACGGCGGTCTTGAGGAACAGGTCCCGGTAGACGGCGGGCAGCGTGAGCAGCGACGGGCCGGTGTCGAAGACGAAGCCGTCGCGCTGGTAGCTGGCCAGCTTGCCCCCGGGCGCGGTGGACCGCTCCACCACGGTCACCTGGTGCTTCGCCGCGGCGAGCCGGGCCGCCGCGGCGAGGCCGCCCATGCCGGCGCCGATCACCACCACCCTGGCCACGCCAGGGATCCTCCCATCCGCGGGAGGCTCAGACCGGGCGGCCCTTCCACTGCAGCTCGCCGCGGCGCTTGCGCCGCCAGGACTGCGCGGCGAGGTACCCGAACAGGGTGACCGAGACCGGGTGGGCCAGCGCGTCCGGCCAGACCCGCCCGCCCACGCGCCGGGCCACCAGGGCCCGCCCGGCGACGCCCGCGGCGTACCCGGCCAGCCCGACCGGTGACCCGCGCAGCGCGGCCGCGGCCGGCAGCACGTAGGCCACCCCGAGACCGGCCATCACGGCGGCGGCGCCGGCCGGGGAGCCGAACGCCGACCACAGCGACTTGGCGTAGCCGGCCTCGAGGTCGGCCCACCCCTCGTACATCCGGCAGGTGGCGATCGCGGTGCCGTCGGCCACCGTCCCGCGCCCGCCCGAGCGCTTCACCGCGCGCATCAGCGCCACGTCGTCGAGCACCTCGCCGCGGACGGCGGCGTGCCCGCCGGCGGCCCGGTAGGCGCCCGCGTCGACCGCGATCAGCTGCCCGTTCGCGGCGGCGAGCGACTCCCGCGGCGACCGCTCGGCGGCACCCATCGGCAGCGTGGTCAGCCAGGACCACTGCAGCAGCGGCTGCACGAGCCGCTCGGCCACCGACCCGGTCAGCTGCCGCGGGTACGGCGAGACCAGGTCCAGCCCGGCCGAGCGCAGCAACGTCACGGTGGCGGCCACCGCGGTGGGGGCCAGCACCACGTCGGCGTCCACGAGGACGAGCACGTCCCCGGTGGCCCGCTGCGCCAGCCGGTGGCAGGCCCACGGCTTGCCCAGCCAGCCGTCGGGCGGCGTGTCCTGGCCGCCGTCCAGCAGGGTCACCCGGGGGTCGCCGGCCACGACCGACCGGACGACGTCGGCGGTGCCGTCAGCGGAGCCGTCGTCCAGCACCAGGATCTGCAGGTCCGGGACCCGCACCTGGGCGAGCAGCGACCGCAGGCACGGAGCCACCCGGCGGGCCTCGTCGCGCAGCGGCAGCAGCACGGACACCCGCTCGGTCACCGGGGCGGGGTCGACGGGTGGCACCCGCAGCCGCCGCAGGTTCACCGCCGTGTGCAGGGTTCCGGCCAGGGCGGCCGCCGATCCGGTGGTGACCGCCGCGCAGGTCAGTCCCGGCCGGACCACAGCACCCAGGCGTAGGGGACGGCGACGACGCCCATGGCGATGCCGCCGTAGAGGGCCACCGCCGGGCGGTCGAAGAAGAACGCGTTGGCCACCACCGAGGACACGTAGGTCCACAGGAACAGGAAGGCCGGCTGGCCGTCCGGCGCGCTGCGCCGAGGCAGCCGGTCGAGCAGCAGCATCATGACCAGCGCGGTGACGAACCAGCCCAGGAAGTTGCTGGCCGGCACCCCCGGCACGTTCCGCAGCACCAGCCCGGGGTTGGTGAAGGTCCAGTAGCGCTCGCCGGTCATCATCGGGTCGAGGAAGAGGTCCCAGGAGGACAGCGCCAGGGCGCCGAGCAGCGGGGTGACCACGGCGGAGCGGGACAGCCTCCGGGCCGCGATCAGCGCGGGGTAGGCCATCATCGCCCAGGCCAGCGGGATCAGCCAGGGCACCCCGAGCACGGTCGCCCCCAGCGCGGTGCCGTACTCGTAGTGGCCGAACGGCAGCCCGGTGCGCACCCCCACGGCCTCGACCGCCAGCCCGCCCCCCACGGTGACCAGCAGGTACCAGGCGGACCACCAGGGGCCCCGCCAGATCAGCGCGTGGAACGCGGAGGCCAGGAAGAACGTGACGACGGTCGCCACGGTGACGTCGCGGCGGGCGTCACCGTGCACCAGCGGGAACGCGATCTCTAGCCCCACCACGCTGAGGGCGAGCAGCCACGGCAGCCACCGCACCAGCCCCGAGCGGCCGTGGTGGCGGTGGTCTGCGTGCGGGCCCGAGTATGACCGGACGCTCACCGGTCACCTGCCCGGCCTGGTTGCCATCCGGTCACGAGGGGGCAGCCTAGGCGACGATCAGCGGGGCACGCGTATCGAGACCCCACCGAACGTCCCGCCGGCCTCCACGACGGCGAGCCGGGCGAACAGCTCCTCGGCGTACCAGCCGACCTCTGGCGTGCGGGCGACCACGGCCTGGTGCTCGGGCGTGCGGTGCGCGAAGGCGGTGAGAGCGTCGGGCGAGTCCCACAGGCTGAAGGTGCCTTGCAGGCCGACCGGGGCCTCGCCGATGCCGGTGGCCAGCAGCAGACCGGGGGTCCGCTTCAGCCGCTCGCTCACCGGCGGGACGGCCCGCCAGAACGTCGCCATCGACTGCGGCCGCAGCCGGGCCCGGGTGATCGCTGCCGTGGGCCCGTCGTGCCGCCCGGGCGCCGGGACGCCGAACGGCCGCCGTCCGGCCCAGGTGCCCCTGCTGGCCAGCGGGCGCATGGCCACGTGCAGCCGCTCGAAGGAGCGCCGCTGCCAGGACCGCACGACGGCGGAGTCGTCGAACGCGTCGGCGTCCGCGGTGCTCGCCCAGGTGGCCAGCAGCCCCCAGTGGTGGACGTCGGCGTCGCGCGGGGTGAAGGTTCGGCCGTCGCCGGTGCCCAGCAGCTTGGCGAACCGCAGCCCGGGCGTGCGCCGGACCGGACGCCGGTCCAGCCCCATGTGCAGCAGGGCCGCGGGGACGGCTCGGGCGGCCACCCCCCACAGGTCGAGGGTGACCAGCGCCGGTACCTCGTCGGGCACGGCGATCAGCGTACGGCGCCCGCGGCCCGGCCCTCCCCTGAGACCGTGGCCGGACCCGCGGCGCCGCCTCCCTCACGATCGCCGTCCGCGCGGGACCTGGCGGCCGCGACACCCGAGGGCGCGGACCGGTTCGTCGACCTGCTGGCGGTGCTCGCCCTGCTCGCGTGATGCTGGGCCACTTCCTGATGGCCGCCGTCGTGGTCGCCCCGGACGGCCGGGCCACCGTGACGAACACGCTCGTCCTGGTCCCCTCGGCCCAGCTGCTGACCTGGCTGTTCCAGGTGATGCCGTGGTTCTTCGCGGTCGGCGGCTTCGCCCACGCGGTCGCGCTCGGCTCACTGGCCGGCCGCGACGGCAGCTACGCCGACTTCGTGCACGCGCGCGGACCGCCTGCTGGTGCCGACGATCGCGTTCGCGGGGACCGGGCTGGTCGCGGGCGTGGTGGTCGAGGCGCTCGGGCGGCTGGACGACCGCGCCGTGATGGTGCTGCGGATCGTGGCCCAGCCGCTGTGGTTCATCGGGATCTACCTCGGCGTGGTCGCGTTCGCCCCGTGGATGCTGCCGGCCCACCGGCGGTTCGGCGTCCGGGTCCTCGTCGTGCTCACGGCCCTGGTCGCCGTCGTGGACGTGCTGCGGATCGGGCTGGACCTGCCCTACGTGGGCTCCCTGAACTTCGCGTTCGTCTGGCTGGTGGTGCACCAGTGCGGGTTCCTCTACGCGGACGGCGGCCCGCAGCGGGGCGGCCGGCGGTTCGCGCTGACGCTCGCGGGGGTGGGTCTGGTGCTCACCGTCGCGCTGGTGGCACTCGGCCCGTACCCGCGGTCGATGGTGGCGCTGCCCGGTGAGACGACGTCCAACATGACGCCGTCGTTCGCGCTGCTGACGTTCTCGGCCTGGCTGCTCGGCCTGGCCCTGCTGCTGCGCCCCGCGCTTACCCGGCTGATGGCCGGCCGCGGACCGTGGACGGTCGTCGTCGCGGCCAGCGGCGTGGCCATGACCGCATTCCTGTGGCACCTCACCGCGATCACCATGGTGAGCGGCGGTCTGCTGCTGTCGGGCGGGCCGTTCTTCCCCGACGTCGGCAGCGTGTCCTGGTGGCTGCTGCGGCTGGTGTTCCTGCTGCTCGTCGTCGCGGTGCTGACCGTGCTGGTGGCGCTGTTCCGGCGGTTCGAGCGGCCGCGCCGGCTGGTCGTTCCGCCGCCGGGGCAGCGACGCGCGCACCGCGACGGGCTGGCCGCGCTCGGCCTGGCCCTCTCGCTGCTCGGCGTCCTGGGCTTCTCGGTGGCCGGGTTCGCCGGCGTGCTGTCGCGGCGGACGGCGACGCTGGTCGTGCTGCCGATGACCCCGGCGGTGGCCGCGCTGCTGCTCGGCCTGGGCGCCCTGCTGGTGCGCTGGGCGGCGGCGCCGGTCAGCCGGCGTCGCTCGTCCGGTCCGTCGTCCGGTCCAGCAGCCTGAGCACGGCACCGGGGGCGTCCCACTGCGGGACGTGCCCGCAGTGCGGCAGCACCACCCACTGGGCGTGGGCCGGCAGCAGCGACCGCTCCTGGGTGGACCGGGCGGGCAGCACGTGGTCGCGGTCGCCCCACACGGCGGTGACCGGGACGTCGGAGGGGATCGAGCCGGCCCGGTCGAAGCGGAGCCCCAGGGTGCCGTCGAGGGCGGCCGGGTAGCCGGAGGCGTCGGTCTGGGCGCGGGCCGCCTCCAGCGCGACGTCGTAGGGGATCTGCGCAGGCCAGGCGG
This region of Actinomycetes bacterium genomic DNA includes:
- the crtI gene encoding phytoene desaturase family protein encodes the protein MARVVVIGAGMGGLAAAARLAAAKHQVTVVERSTAPGGKLASYQRDGFVFDTGPSLLTLPAVYRDLFLKTAVRRAGAALEDNVELVPVDPAFGYRFADGTSVELPNASRDGAADALDAALGAGTGQQWTGLVDRGAAIWQVTRRPFLTSPLTGPWQLVRQSIRLRDLRTVAPFTSLRGLGRQYLHDPRLRQLLERYATYAGSDPRRAPAALATIPYVEQTFGAWHVGGGLARLATATYDRCLDRGVGFRFGADAVEVTLDGGRASGVRLADDETLPADVVVANADASHLYRDLLPRPVAAPVLDRLARTTPSLSGFVLLLAVRGRTPGLRHHTVVFSADYDAEFDAIFGPQPHPVEHPTVYVCAPDDPAMRPDAEHESWFVLVNAPRHDPEHGVDWDAPGLAQAYADRVLAVLAARGLDVRDRLLWHEVRTPADLERATRAPGGSIYGTSSNGPRAAFLRPANASPVPRLFLVGGSAHPGGGLPLVGLSAEIVAELIGPA
- a CDS encoding glycosyltransferase family 2 protein, with the protein product MVRPGLTCAAVTTGSAAALAGTLHTAVNLRRLRVPPVDPAPVTERVSVLLPLRDEARRVAPCLRSLLAQVRVPDLQILVLDDGSADGTADVVRSVVAGDPRVTLLDGGQDTPPDGWLGKPWACHRLAQRATGDVLVLVDADVVLAPTAVAATVTLLRSAGLDLVSPYPRQLTGSVAERLVQPLLQWSWLTTLPMGAAERSPRESLAAANGQLIAVDAGAYRAAGGHAAVRGEVLDDVALMRAVKRSGGRGTVADGTAIATCRMYEGWADLEAGYAKSLWSAFGSPAGAAAVMAGLGVAYVLPAAAALRGSPVGLAGYAAGVAGRALVARRVGGRVWPDALAHPVSVTLFGYLAAQSWRRKRRGELQWKGRPV
- a CDS encoding carotenoid biosynthesis protein, with the translated sequence MSVRSYSGPHADHRHHGRSGLVRWLPWLLALSVVGLEIAFPLVHGDARRDVTVATVVTFFLASAFHALIWRGPWWSAWYLLVTVGGGLAVEAVGVRTGLPFGHYEYGTALGATVLGVPWLIPLAWAMMAYPALIAARRLSRSAVVTPLLGALALSSWDLFLDPMMTGERYWTFTNPGLVLRNVPGVPASNFLGWFVTALVMMLLLDRLPRRSAPDGQPAFLFLWTYVSSVVANAFFFDRPAVALYGGIAMGVVAVPYAWVLWSGRD
- a CDS encoding monooxygenase; its protein translation is MPDEVPALVTLDLWGVAARAVPAALLHMGLDRRPVRRTPGLRFAKLLGTGDGRTFTPRDADVHHWGLLATWASTADADAFDDSAVVRSWQRRSFERLHVAMRPLASRGTWAGRRPFGVPAPGRHDGPTAAITRARLRPQSMATFWRAVPPVSERLKRTPGLLLATGIGEAPVGLQGTFSLWDSPDALTAFAHRTPEHQAVVARTPEVGWYAEELFARLAVVEAGGTFGGVSIRVPR
- a CDS encoding acyltransferase family protein, translating into MLVPTIAFAGTGLVAGVVVEALGRLDDRAVMVLRIVAQPLWFIGIYLGVVAFAPWMLPAHRRFGVRVLVVLTALVAVVDVLRIGLDLPYVGSLNFAFVWLVVHQCGFLYADGGPQRGGRRFALTLAGVGLVLTVALVALGPYPRSMVALPGETTSNMTPSFALLTFSAWLLGLALLLRPALTRLMAGRGPWTVVVAASGVAMTAFLWHLTAITMVSGGLLLSGGPFFPDVGSVSWWLLRLVFLLLVVAVLTVLVALFRRFERPRRLVVPPPGQRRAHRDGLAALGLALSLLGVLGFSVAGFAGVLSRRTATLVVLPMTPAVAALLLGLGALLVRWAAAPVSRRRSSGPSSGPAA